A genomic segment from Leptolyngbya boryana PCC 6306 encodes:
- a CDS encoding S66 peptidase family protein: MKRCQIPAPLRSGDLLRVIAPSGALRELTAFQQGVKVWRQRGYRVELTPGFDDRYGYLAGTDKHRRIQLETALQDPNCRGILCARGGWGGARLLEKWSFPSVEPKWLIGFSDITSLLWAYAEQGISGVHAPLLTTIASEPDWSQARLFDWVEGRALPMLQGNGWGMGKASGLLLPANLTVATHLLFTPWQPDLTDVILAIEDVTEAPYRIDRMLTHWRTCGALAKIRGIAIGRFSQCDPPANIPSFQVEEVLRDRLSDLGIPIVSGLPFGHDGENAALPVGIPVELDSDRGILCQHSITTGC, encoded by the coding sequence ATGAAACGCTGTCAGATTCCGGCTCCACTTCGATCGGGTGACTTATTGCGGGTGATTGCCCCAAGCGGAGCCTTGCGCGAATTGACGGCATTTCAGCAAGGGGTAAAAGTCTGGCGACAAAGAGGCTATCGAGTTGAATTGACTCCCGGATTTGACGATCGCTATGGCTATCTCGCTGGAACCGATAAACATCGCCGCATTCAACTGGAAACCGCGCTTCAAGATCCGAACTGTCGCGGCATTCTCTGCGCGCGCGGTGGTTGGGGCGGTGCAAGATTACTTGAAAAATGGTCGTTTCCATCGGTTGAGCCGAAATGGCTGATCGGCTTTTCAGATATTACAAGTTTGCTCTGGGCGTATGCAGAACAAGGTATTTCTGGCGTTCATGCACCTTTGTTGACGACGATCGCATCTGAACCCGATTGGTCACAAGCCCGATTGTTTGATTGGGTTGAAGGTCGAGCTTTGCCGATGCTGCAAGGAAACGGTTGGGGCATGGGCAAAGCATCAGGCTTGTTACTTCCTGCAAATCTCACCGTTGCAACCCATTTACTGTTTACACCTTGGCAACCCGATTTAACCGACGTAATTTTAGCGATCGAAGATGTCACAGAAGCCCCGTATCGGATCGATCGCATGTTAACGCATTGGCGAACCTGCGGTGCTTTGGCAAAAATTCGGGGAATTGCGATCGGACGATTCAGCCAGTGCGATCCGCCTGCCAATATTCCCAGCTTTCAAGTTGAAGAGGTTTTACGCGATCGACTCTCGGATCTAGGAATTCCGATCGTTTCAGGCTTACCGTTCGGACATGACGGCGAGAATGCAGCACTTCCGGTCGGAATTCCAGTGGAATTAGATAGTGATCGAGGCATACTATGCCAGCATTCCATCACCACAGGTTGCTGA
- a CDS encoding glycosyltransferase family 4 protein — protein sequence MARLLLLSTPVGAIGSGLGGGVELTLTNIARSLIALNHSVTVVAPEGSALEDIPLIQIPGHLQITAQSQGRDALVTLPPNSVLGKMWDYARHNQSDYDVIINFAYDWLPFYLTPFFDCAIAHLVSMGSLTDAMDHIIEQVASSFPTTIAVHSLAQAETFRFKDACFNLKNGFDLTQYQFNPTPKHQLAWVGRIAPEKGLEDAVAAIEKARIPLKIWGVIQDESYWQSIQANYPDAAIEYCGFLPTQDLQKALGESQALLMTPRWVEAFGNVAIEALACGVPVIAYRRGGPAEIVKDGKTGWLVEPDSIEGLVSAIAKLDHIDRAMCRQDAELEYSLSAMGNRLEIWLDRIVQSRNSSFGCA from the coding sequence GTGGCTCGACTCTTATTACTCTCAACACCCGTTGGTGCGATCGGTTCTGGTTTAGGAGGCGGAGTTGAATTAACACTGACAAATATTGCGCGATCGCTGATTGCTCTGAATCATTCTGTCACGGTCGTTGCACCCGAAGGTTCTGCCTTAGAAGACATTCCGCTGATTCAGATTCCCGGTCATCTGCAAATTACTGCTCAATCTCAAGGTCGAGATGCCTTAGTAACGTTGCCTCCTAATTCAGTGTTGGGCAAGATGTGGGACTATGCGCGTCACAATCAAAGCGACTATGACGTGATCATCAACTTTGCCTATGATTGGTTGCCGTTCTATCTCACGCCCTTTTTCGATTGTGCGATCGCGCATTTAGTGAGCATGGGGTCACTCACCGATGCAATGGATCACATCATTGAACAGGTTGCATCCAGCTTTCCAACCACGATCGCCGTTCATAGCCTTGCTCAAGCCGAAACCTTTCGCTTCAAAGATGCCTGTTTCAATTTGAAAAACGGCTTTGATCTGACTCAATATCAGTTCAATCCAACTCCGAAACATCAATTAGCTTGGGTGGGTCGAATCGCGCCGGAGAAAGGCTTAGAAGATGCCGTCGCAGCGATAGAAAAAGCGAGAATCCCCTTAAAAATTTGGGGCGTGATTCAAGACGAATCTTATTGGCAAAGCATTCAAGCAAACTATCCCGATGCTGCGATCGAGTACTGCGGGTTTCTTCCAACACAAGACTTACAAAAAGCTTTAGGAGAATCACAAGCTTTGTTGATGACTCCGCGTTGGGTTGAGGCATTTGGCAATGTTGCGATTGAAGCGCTAGCGTGTGGTGTTCCGGTGATTGCTTATCGTCGCGGTGGGCCTGCTGAAATTGTCAAAGATGGTAAAACAGGCTGGTTAGTTGAACCCGATAGCATTGAGGGATTAGTCAGCGCGATCGCAAAACTCGACCACATCGATCGCGCAATGTGTCGGCAGGATGCCGAACTGGAGTATTCTTTGAGCGCGATGGGAAATCGCTTAGAAATTTGGCTCGATCGCATTGTACAATCCCGAAATTCGAGTTTCGGTTGTGCTTAG
- a CDS encoding serine/threonine-protein kinase, with the protein MSLPFPDGTIVQNRYRIQRMLGQGGFGRTYLAEDTNRFNETCVLKEFEPASQGSKHAQKAEELFTREAKVLHQLHHPQIPQFRELFQIKTQNRELFFLVQDYVAGKTYEQLLNDRRNRGMTFSESEAVQLLQQLLPVLDYIHRSGIVHRDISPDNIILRDLDQKPVLIDFGVVKAAATQAVHSGQTLVGKPGYAPIEQLHKGSADSSSDLYALAVTIIVLLTGREAQSLFDSMNMTCQWKQYTNASPAFAQVIDRMLSNRPRDRYPAAQEVMEALSRVSSGSMVLTHAPVPIPPPIPPNSTHSTHQGTVALAGKRHRRSTVANSTTTGTYPRPWFESAFDVPLALFHGAYKLLKWMFRAMFGIVRLTMFGMTKLVVRVLLWILAIVSFIWLVPQVFPYVAKSVPDFSKAVPDFSKAVPDFSKVLPKPTSVQAIDYEAECRKLGIDYNDFIAQVNDEFYRKFPARRGKPLTQSQADEKFRSEWHRIAQNLLSEKSGDLKSQRKVAEDSNF; encoded by the coding sequence ATGAGCCTACCGTTTCCTGATGGCACGATCGTTCAAAACCGTTACCGAATTCAACGCATGTTGGGTCAGGGTGGCTTTGGTCGCACTTACCTAGCAGAAGATACGAATCGTTTCAACGAAACTTGTGTTCTAAAGGAATTTGAACCTGCCTCACAAGGTTCAAAACATGCCCAGAAAGCGGAAGAACTCTTTACTCGCGAAGCTAAGGTTCTCCATCAACTGCATCATCCTCAGATTCCGCAGTTCCGCGAACTGTTTCAGATCAAAACGCAGAATCGGGAATTGTTTTTCTTAGTTCAAGATTACGTCGCAGGCAAAACCTATGAGCAATTGCTAAACGATCGCCGAAATCGCGGCATGACTTTCAGCGAATCGGAAGCGGTTCAACTCTTGCAACAGCTTCTACCCGTTTTAGACTACATTCATCGATCGGGCATTGTGCATCGTGATATTTCTCCAGATAACATCATTCTGCGAGATCTCGATCAAAAGCCTGTCTTAATCGATTTTGGTGTCGTCAAAGCGGCAGCAACTCAAGCAGTACATTCCGGGCAAACCTTAGTCGGTAAACCTGGCTATGCTCCCATCGAACAGCTTCATAAAGGCAGCGCGGATTCGAGTAGTGATTTGTATGCGTTGGCTGTGACGATCATTGTTCTGCTGACGGGACGCGAAGCCCAATCGCTGTTCGATTCGATGAATATGACCTGTCAGTGGAAGCAATACACGAACGCTTCGCCCGCGTTCGCGCAGGTGATCGATCGCATGTTGAGTAATCGCCCTCGCGATCGCTATCCTGCTGCTCAAGAAGTGATGGAAGCGCTGTCCAGAGTTTCATCTGGTTCTATGGTTCTAACCCATGCGCCTGTTCCTATCCCGCCGCCGATCCCTCCTAACTCAACCCATTCAACTCATCAAGGAACAGTTGCGCTGGCAGGCAAAAGGCATCGCCGTTCAACGGTTGCGAACTCAACGACTACTGGAACTTATCCGCGTCCTTGGTTTGAATCTGCATTTGATGTGCCACTTGCGTTATTCCACGGGGCTTACAAACTGCTGAAGTGGATGTTTCGAGCGATGTTTGGCATCGTGCGATTGACGATGTTCGGTATGACTAAATTAGTCGTACGAGTGCTGCTTTGGATTTTAGCGATCGTCAGCTTCATCTGGCTTGTGCCGCAAGTCTTTCCGTATGTTGCTAAATCGGTTCCTGATTTTAGTAAAGCCGTTCCTGACTTTAGTAAAGCCGTTCCTGACTTTAGTAAAGTTCTGCCAAAACCAACGAGTGTGCAAGCGATCGACTACGAAGCGGAATGTCGAAAGTTGGGCATTGATTACAACGACTTCATTGCTCAAGTCAACGATGAGTTTTACCGTAAGTTTCCCGCGCGACGAGGCAAGCCGCTTACTCAATCACAAGCTGATGAGAAGTTTCGGAGCGAATGGCATCGAATTGCTCAGAATCTTCTGAGTGAGAAGTCAGGCGATCTCAAATCTCAGCGCAAAGTGGCTGAAGATTCTAATTTTTAA
- the tmk gene encoding dTMP kinase, producing MDGKLIVFEGIEGCGKTTQLQRSRQWLTTQLGSEVMTTREPGGTQLGTEIRQLLLHGEEEIYDRTELLLYAADRAQHVEGFLRPHLEQGHWILCDRYTDSTIAYQGYGRELDFELIDQLNQIATGGLQSDLTLWLDIEVEAGLERMQKRGQRDASGTGKPDRIEQASLDFHHRVRAGFAALAERDRDRVLRIDASGSEDEVEERIQTVLSQALANWEL from the coding sequence ATGGACGGTAAATTAATTGTCTTTGAAGGGATTGAAGGCTGTGGAAAAACGACGCAGTTGCAGCGATCGCGCCAATGGCTGACGACGCAGTTGGGGAGCGAAGTGATGACAACTCGTGAGCCAGGAGGAACACAGCTCGGAACAGAAATCCGACAACTATTGCTACACGGAGAAGAAGAAATTTATGATCGCACAGAATTATTACTGTATGCTGCCGACCGTGCGCAACATGTGGAAGGTTTTTTGCGCCCGCACTTAGAACAGGGACATTGGATTTTGTGCGATCGCTATACGGATTCGACGATCGCTTATCAAGGCTATGGAAGAGAGTTGGATTTTGAACTGATTGATCAGCTCAATCAGATTGCCACTGGGGGCTTGCAGAGCGATTTGACGCTTTGGTTAGATATCGAGGTGGAAGCAGGTCTAGAACGGATGCAGAAACGGGGACAACGCGATGCTTCTGGAACCGGAAAACCTGACCGGATTGAGCAGGCGAGTCTCGATTTTCATCATCGGGTTAGAGCGGGATTTGCAGCTTTAGCTGAACGGGATCGCGATCGGGTGTTGAGAATTGACGCGAGTGGGAGCGAGGACGAGGTAGAAGAGCGGATTCAAACTGTATTGAGTCAGGCTTTAGCAAATTGGGAGCTTTGA
- a CDS encoding FHA domain-containing protein — MPSEPHQNHLIIIEDDKGRREFVLDAPVYSIGRDAKCDIRLVSQFVSRRHATLLQLPNEDGTHYYRIVDGNLKGKPSANGLLINGRKLQQCDLRNQDEIVFGPQVRAIYYLLKRDAVLTVPPDEFDITLISPNMVGDPEDD; from the coding sequence ATGCCTTCAGAACCGCATCAAAACCACCTGATAATTATCGAAGACGATAAAGGTCGCCGGGAGTTTGTGTTAGATGCTCCTGTTTACTCGATCGGACGCGATGCCAAGTGTGACATTCGCTTGGTGTCTCAGTTTGTCTCTCGCCGTCATGCGACTTTACTTCAATTGCCAAATGAAGATGGGACTCACTATTATCGAATCGTTGATGGCAATCTCAAAGGTAAGCCCAGCGCGAATGGCTTACTAATCAATGGTCGGAAACTGCAACAGTGTGATCTTCGCAACCAGGACGAAATTGTGTTTGGTCCTCAAGTTCGTGCGATTTACTATCTGCTCAAGCGGGATGCCGTTTTGACAGTTCCACCAGATGAGTTTGATATTACGTTAATTAGCCCGAATATGGTGGGTGATCCAGAGGATGATTGA